A single genomic interval of Rhodopseudomonas palustris harbors:
- a CDS encoding CBS domain-containing protein has translation MTVRAILETKGRYIHTVEAEARLASAVKTLAERRIGAVLVMHGTRLEGILSERDVVRVLADRGPAALDEPIGAVMTRDVFTCRQDDTVGEIMERMTAGKFRHLPVMEHDRVVGLISIGDIVKSRLSEYEHEQQALHDYIKSA, from the coding sequence ATGACCGTGCGTGCGATTCTGGAAACCAAAGGCCGTTACATCCACACCGTCGAAGCCGAGGCGCGGCTCGCGTCCGCGGTGAAGACGCTGGCCGAGCGCCGGATCGGTGCAGTGCTGGTGATGCACGGCACGCGGCTCGAAGGCATCCTGTCGGAGCGCGACGTCGTTCGCGTACTCGCCGACCGCGGCCCGGCTGCGCTGGATGAGCCGATCGGCGCGGTGATGACGCGCGACGTGTTCACCTGCCGCCAGGACGACACCGTCGGCGAGATCATGGAGCGGATGACCGCCGGCAAATTCCGGCATTTGCCGGTGATGGAGCACGACCGCGTCGTCGGCCTGATCTCGATCGGCGACATCGTCAAATCGCGGCTGTCCGAATACGAGCACGAGCAGCAGGCGCTGCACGACTACATCAAGTCGGCCTGA
- a CDS encoding transglutaminase-like cysteine peptidase, with protein MSGNRGFRGLAVIAAVVALTATAQAEDRVRYASVGDETRAPIGWIEFCSDNPVECRGSRSQARDIVLTQTAWQDLLKVNRWVNDTIKPLTDMDHWGVIEKWSLPSDGYGDCEDYVLLKRKMLIDAGWPREALLITVVRDKKNEGHAVLTVKTDKGEFILDNQNEEVVAWTETGYRFVKRQSQSDPNAWVALGDGRPAIATASAKQR; from the coding sequence ATGTCGGGCAACAGGGGATTTCGGGGGCTTGCGGTGATTGCCGCCGTCGTCGCACTGACCGCGACGGCGCAAGCCGAAGACAGGGTTCGCTACGCCAGCGTCGGCGACGAGACGCGTGCACCGATCGGCTGGATCGAGTTCTGCTCGGACAATCCGGTGGAATGCCGCGGCAGCCGCAGCCAGGCACGGGACATCGTGCTGACGCAGACTGCTTGGCAGGATCTACTGAAAGTCAATCGCTGGGTCAACGACACCATCAAGCCGCTGACCGACATGGACCACTGGGGCGTGATCGAAAAGTGGTCACTGCCGAGCGACGGTTACGGCGATTGTGAAGACTACGTACTGCTGAAGCGCAAGATGCTGATCGACGCCGGCTGGCCGCGCGAAGCGCTGCTGATCACCGTGGTCCGCGACAAGAAGAACGAAGGTCACGCGGTGCTGACGGTGAAGACCGACAAGGGCGAGTTCATCCTCGACAACCAGAACGAGGAAGTCGTCGCCTGGACCGAGACTGGCTACCGCTTCGTCAAGCGACAGTCGCAGAGCGATCCCAATGCCTGGGTCGCACTCGGCGATGGTCGCCCGGCAATCGCAACCGCCAGCGCCAAGCAGCGCTGA
- a CDS encoding TetR/AcrR family transcriptional regulator, with amino-acid sequence MPTLTTASKGGRPRKSDVEAKSLHIIETASRLFAQQGFAATSVEQVVAACGVGKDTVYRRFPSKLALFEGVVEHARVQTLAHFQTTMASQTGDALTQLRAAARWLLAVNVDPTLIAFKRIAFSEAIVVGQAVASRTDDPIMDRLLSLISEAQKAGALARGDARFLASQLLNSIAMGPMIEAMLGGTTYASTRAQNAYFDKAWALFLDGAGA; translated from the coding sequence ATGCCGACTCTAACCACCGCTTCCAAAGGCGGACGTCCGCGCAAAAGCGATGTCGAGGCGAAGTCGCTTCACATCATCGAGACGGCATCGCGACTGTTCGCGCAGCAGGGATTCGCTGCGACCTCGGTCGAGCAGGTTGTGGCCGCATGCGGCGTCGGCAAGGACACCGTGTATCGACGCTTCCCATCGAAGCTGGCGTTGTTCGAAGGGGTGGTCGAGCATGCGCGGGTGCAGACGCTGGCGCACTTCCAGACCACGATGGCGAGCCAGACGGGGGATGCGCTGACGCAGCTTCGCGCGGCGGCACGCTGGCTCCTTGCCGTCAACGTCGATCCGACGCTGATCGCTTTCAAGCGCATCGCTTTCAGCGAGGCGATCGTGGTCGGTCAGGCCGTTGCCAGCCGGACCGACGATCCGATCATGGACCGGTTGCTGTCGCTGATCAGCGAGGCGCAGAAGGCCGGCGCCCTCGCCCGCGGCGATGCGCGCTTTCTCGCGAGCCAGCTTCTCAACAGCATCGCGATGGGGCCGATGATCGAGGCGATGCTGGGCGGGACGACCTATGCGTCCACCCGCGCCCAGAACGCTTATTTCGACAAGGCCTGGGCGCTGTTTCTCGACGGCGCCGGCGCCTGA
- a CDS encoding PAS domain-containing protein has translation MKHPSSQAFFAYWDKQRDGAPAPDRSAIEPDALRSLLGDMFVVSCDAPGYPFRFAGTRLNALLGRDLKGEKLTNQFMLEQRRSIEQVLDIVSGDTVAVVAGILATTTNATPVTLELLLLPFAQRPHTPLSTTGLLTPLGSRVIGPLMSLRLTSWRTVGQQPRRFPPRKLRKFQVIRGLTVYEGSRGDSA, from the coding sequence ATGAAGCATCCGTCGAGCCAGGCGTTCTTCGCCTATTGGGACAAGCAACGCGACGGCGCCCCTGCCCCGGATCGCAGCGCGATCGAGCCGGATGCGTTGCGCAGCCTGCTCGGGGACATGTTCGTGGTGTCGTGCGACGCGCCCGGATACCCGTTCCGGTTCGCCGGTACCCGGCTGAACGCCCTGCTCGGGCGTGACCTCAAGGGCGAGAAGCTGACCAACCAGTTCATGCTGGAGCAGCGGCGCTCGATCGAGCAGGTGCTGGATATCGTATCAGGGGATACCGTCGCGGTGGTCGCCGGTATCCTCGCCACCACCACGAATGCGACGCCGGTCACGCTGGAGCTGCTGCTCCTCCCATTCGCCCAACGCCCCCACACGCCCCTCAGCACCACCGGCCTTCTGACCCCGCTCGGCAGCCGAGTCATCGGGCCGCTGATGAGCCTGCGGCTCACCTCATGGCGAACGGTCGGCCAACAGCCGCGCCGCTTCCCGCCACGCAAGCTGCGGAAGTTCCAGGTGATCCGGGGACTGACGGTCTACGAGGGCAGCCGCGGAGACTCGGCGTAG
- a CDS encoding PilZ domain-containing protein: MLLQNPKSQPATLERRRFQRVKVHLLGRYMLPDRREFPCQVINMSPGGLALLAPGIGNVGDRVIAYLDHVGRVEGKITRIIDNGFAMTVAATPRKRDKLAAQLTWLANRDILNLPEDRRHDRIVPRNPIAVLTLDDGSRMSCRIIDMSRSGAAIAAEQRPPLNAQVLLGRVASRVVRHLDDGFALEFVHEQLEETLEDSVTAR; encoded by the coding sequence TTGTTGTTGCAGAACCCCAAAAGCCAGCCGGCGACCCTTGAGCGTCGTCGTTTTCAGCGGGTGAAAGTTCACCTGCTCGGACGCTACATGTTGCCGGATCGCCGCGAATTTCCCTGCCAGGTGATCAACATGTCGCCCGGCGGCTTGGCGCTGCTGGCGCCGGGGATCGGCAACGTCGGGGATCGTGTGATCGCCTATCTCGACCATGTCGGCCGCGTCGAGGGCAAGATTACTCGTATCATCGACAATGGCTTTGCGATGACTGTGGCGGCAACGCCGCGCAAGCGCGACAAGCTCGCGGCCCAGCTCACCTGGCTCGCCAATCGCGACATCCTCAATCTGCCGGAAGATCGCCGCCACGACCGTATCGTGCCGCGCAACCCGATCGCTGTGCTGACGCTCGACGACGGCAGCCGCATGAGCTGCCGCATCATCGACATGTCACGCTCCGGCGCTGCGATCGCCGCGGAGCAGCGCCCGCCGCTGAACGCTCAGGTGCTACTTGGCCGCGTCGCCTCCCGCGTCGTCCGCCACCTCGACGATGGCTTCGCGCTGGAGTTCGTGCACGAGCAGCTCGAAGAAACGCTCGAAGACAGCGTTACCGCGCGGTGA
- a CDS encoding Crp/Fnr family transcriptional regulator, producing the protein MAGSQSANDLLAALPAADFELLRPHLRTIDLKFGQVLVEAGAPLEQAIFPHGGIISSVIGLGKDEAIELAAIGRDGAVGAEAAHETVAAAGAVVRYPTTASAIEVMHFRYAVDHSATLRNQLLRYQWIRAVRAERVAACNAAHSAEARLCRRLLQSRDMAGSDCMQLGQDLMAQMLGVKRNTISLIAHALQQQGLIRYSRGRLAITDVDGLMLRACACYKTDRGGFAATAVERQPVVAIPRLASDYAESPRLPS; encoded by the coding sequence ATGGCCGGCAGTCAATCAGCCAACGACCTGCTTGCGGCTTTGCCTGCGGCAGACTTTGAACTGCTGCGGCCGCATCTGCGCACGATCGACTTGAAGTTCGGTCAGGTTCTGGTCGAGGCGGGGGCACCGCTCGAACAGGCGATTTTCCCTCACGGCGGCATCATCTCCAGCGTGATCGGCCTCGGCAAGGATGAGGCGATCGAACTGGCGGCAATTGGCCGGGATGGCGCTGTCGGTGCAGAAGCGGCGCATGAGACGGTCGCCGCTGCCGGCGCCGTGGTTCGCTATCCGACGACGGCATCTGCAATCGAGGTGATGCACTTCCGCTACGCCGTCGACCACAGCGCGACGTTGCGCAATCAGCTGCTGCGCTATCAGTGGATCCGCGCGGTCAGGGCCGAACGCGTCGCAGCTTGCAACGCCGCGCACTCCGCCGAAGCGCGGCTGTGCCGCCGCCTGCTGCAATCGCGCGATATGGCCGGCAGCGACTGCATGCAACTCGGTCAGGATCTGATGGCGCAGATGCTCGGCGTCAAGCGCAACACGATTTCGCTGATCGCTCACGCCCTGCAGCAGCAGGGACTGATCCGCTATAGCCGCGGCCGCCTGGCGATCACCGATGTCGACGGCCTGATGCTCCGCGCCTGCGCCTGCTACAAGACCGATCGCGGCGGCTTTGCCGCAACTGCGGTTGAGCGTCAGCCGGTCGTGGCGATCCCGCGGCTCGCGTCGGACTACGCCGAGTCTCCGCGGCTGCCCTCGTAG
- a CDS encoding rhomboid family intramembrane serine protease, whose protein sequence is MDSPLVSSSLPPEPPQPQREPILTLPGAVTAYVALLAVIHLRTLLSPEFEYWTIEMFGFIPMRYEQTLLDSPFPGGTGAKIWTFVTYSLLHANLSHIVFNVLWLLPFGSALARRFGSLRFFVFMAVTAAAGAFAHLLTHSNDVAPMIGASASVSGAMAAAIRFAFVRGSFLSLRRGDADAAAKVPAQPLLRALRDPRVLAFLGIWFGINIIFGIGSIAIGNEGASVAWQAHIGGFFAGLLLFSLFDPVPRVPDARA, encoded by the coding sequence TTGGATTCTCCGCTCGTATCGTCGTCGTTGCCGCCGGAGCCGCCGCAGCCGCAGCGCGAGCCGATTCTGACGCTGCCCGGGGCGGTGACGGCCTATGTTGCGCTGCTGGCGGTGATCCATCTGCGCACGCTGCTCTCGCCGGAGTTCGAGTACTGGACCATCGAGATGTTCGGCTTCATCCCGATGCGCTACGAGCAGACGCTGCTCGACTCGCCGTTCCCCGGCGGCACCGGGGCGAAGATCTGGACCTTCGTCACCTATTCGCTGCTCCACGCCAATCTCAGCCACATCGTGTTCAACGTGCTGTGGCTGCTGCCGTTCGGCAGCGCGCTGGCGCGGCGGTTCGGCAGCCTGCGGTTCTTCGTGTTCATGGCGGTGACGGCGGCGGCCGGCGCGTTCGCGCATCTGCTCACCCATTCCAACGACGTTGCCCCGATGATCGGCGCGTCGGCCTCGGTGTCTGGTGCGATGGCGGCGGCGATCCGCTTCGCCTTCGTCCGCGGCAGTTTCCTGTCGCTGCGCCGCGGAGACGCGGATGCTGCCGCGAAGGTGCCTGCGCAGCCGCTGCTGAGGGCGCTGCGCGATCCGCGGGTACTGGCGTTCCTCGGTATCTGGTTCGGCATCAACATCATCTTCGGGATCGGTTCGATTGCGATCGGCAATGAGGGCGCCAGTGTCGCCTGGCAGGCGCATATCGGCGGCTTCTTTGCAGGGCTGCTGCTGTTCTCGTTGTTCGATCCAGTGCCGCGGGTCCCTGACGCGCGCGCCTGA